In Syntrophus gentianae, a single window of DNA contains:
- a CDS encoding HPF/RaiA family ribosome-associated protein, whose protein sequence is MIIPLQITGHGVELSEEMRDEITTRANNLDRFYNQIMRCRVVVDEPKKHPHAGKLYSVHVVMTVPGGEVVTKREQNEDLFVAMRDAFDAAQRMLEDFSREQRGDVKSHEKQPRGRIGVIFPDQGYGFLVSPEGYDVYFHQNSVVNKDFEKLAVGMEVSYTEEMGDKGPQASSVIVL, encoded by the coding sequence ATGATCATTCCATTACAGATTACAGGACACGGCGTTGAACTCAGCGAAGAAATGAGGGACGAAATCACGACACGGGCCAACAACCTTGACAGGTTTTATAACCAGATTATGCGCTGCCGGGTCGTCGTGGATGAGCCGAAAAAGCATCCCCACGCGGGGAAGTTGTACAGTGTGCACGTCGTCATGACCGTCCCCGGCGGGGAAGTCGTGACCAAGCGGGAACAGAACGAGGACCTCTTCGTGGCAATGCGGGATGCCTTCGACGCAGCCCAACGGATGCTGGAAGATTTCTCCCGCGAGCAGCGAGGCGATGTCAAGAGTCATGAAAAGCAGCCGCGGGGCCGCATCGGTGTCATTTTCCCGGATCAGGGATATGGATTCCTCGTCTCTCCGGAAGGATACGATGTCTATTTTCATCAAAACAGCGTGGTGAACAAGGATTTTGAAAAGCTCGCCGTGGGAATGGAAGTCAGCTATACAGAAGAGATGGG
- the amrS gene encoding AmmeMemoRadiSam system radical SAM enzyme: MEIIPKAAREALLYEKIGDGKVQCCLCSHRCQIAPGKRGICAVRENRDGTLYTLVYGKLIARNIDPIEKKPLFHFHPGSRSYSIATVGCNFRCLHCQNSEISQYPKEHPGIPGEETTPEEVVREAERAGCRSISYTYTEPTIFFEFAYDCARLAKEKGIQNVFVSNGYTSPEATRLIAPYLDGNNIDLKGDDAFYKKICGAKQQPVLETIKLMKELGVWVELTTLLIPTHNDSEDFLKEVAGFIKSVDDAMPWHVTQFYPTYKLLDQPRTPVKTLRRAREIGLQAGLKYVYEGNVPGEGGENTYCPSCGELLIERVGFSLGAIRMKNAQCAKCGEAIAGVGMP; encoded by the coding sequence ATGGAAATAATTCCGAAAGCCGCAAGAGAAGCGTTACTTTATGAAAAAATCGGCGATGGCAAGGTACAGTGCTGCCTCTGCAGCCACCGCTGTCAAATCGCGCCCGGCAAAAGAGGAATCTGCGCGGTCAGGGAAAATCGTGACGGCACGCTCTATACTCTCGTTTACGGAAAGCTCATCGCCAGGAATATAGACCCCATCGAGAAAAAACCCCTCTTTCACTTTCATCCGGGCTCCAGGTCCTACTCCATCGCAACGGTCGGCTGCAACTTCCGGTGCCTGCACTGTCAGAACAGCGAAATTTCCCAGTATCCCAAGGAACACCCGGGCATCCCCGGAGAAGAGACAACCCCGGAAGAGGTTGTGAGGGAAGCGGAAAGGGCGGGCTGTCGCAGCATATCCTACACCTATACCGAACCCACGATCTTTTTTGAGTTTGCCTACGATTGTGCGAGACTGGCGAAGGAAAAGGGAATTCAAAACGTGTTTGTGAGCAATGGCTATACATCACCGGAGGCGACCCGGCTCATCGCCCCTTATCTCGATGGCAACAACATCGATCTCAAGGGCGATGATGCCTTTTATAAAAAGATCTGCGGGGCGAAACAGCAGCCCGTCCTGGAAACCATCAAGCTCATGAAGGAACTGGGCGTCTGGGTGGAGCTGACAACGCTCCTGATCCCCACGCATAACGATTCCGAGGATTTCCTGAAGGAAGTCGCCGGATTTATAAAATCCGTCGATGACGCCATGCCGTGGCATGTGACCCAGTTTTATCCGACCTACAAGCTGCTGGATCAACCCCGGACACCGGTCAAGACCTTGAGACGAGCGAGGGAGATCGGATTGCAAGCCGGGTTGAAGTACGTTTACGAGGGCAATGTTCCGGGTGAGGGAGGTGAAAATACCTATTGTCCTTCCTGTGGGGAACTGCTGATCGAGAGAGTCGGTTTTTCTTTAGGCGCTATCAGGATGAAAAACGCGCAATGCGCAAAGTGCGGAGAAGCAATCGCCGGCGTTGGAATGCCCTAG
- a CDS encoding NAD(P)/FAD-dependent oxidoreductase: MEYAVIIIGAGPGGIFSALTLADLGVSPVLLIEQGRDLSERTRGSSQDMLCGWGGAGAYSDGKLTLSTEVGGFLSDYIGRKELLELLSRTDEIYVAHGAPARLYGETSAAVEELADRARIADLELVPMRVRHIGTENCSVVLQNLQQSLAGRVEIRTNTPVDKLLTEAGKIQGVELADGQRIYSRYVLAAPGRAGSRWMKRQAELLGLKSKASPVDIGVRVELPAIVLKDITDAIYESKLIHYSKTFDDKVRTFCMNPYGEVVCEEFDNVAAVNGHSHTAAKSENTNFAILVSSIFTEPFDDPIGYGRYIARLANLLGKGVIVQRLGDLLSGRRSTPGRIARCLTRPTLSNATPGDLSFVLPYRLLVNILEMLQALNKLAPGVYSRHTLLYGVEVKFYSNRIDVSPEMETRIPNLFVVGDGAGVSRGLLQASASGILAARAIGMRIRKESSCHEG, encoded by the coding sequence ATGGAATATGCGGTGATCATAATTGGAGCCGGACCCGGCGGTATTTTTTCGGCATTGACGCTCGCGGACCTGGGAGTTTCCCCGGTCCTCCTGATCGAACAGGGCAGGGATCTGAGCGAACGGACTCGTGGAAGTTCCCAGGATATGCTCTGCGGCTGGGGAGGAGCGGGGGCTTACAGCGACGGAAAATTAACCCTCTCAACCGAGGTCGGGGGATTCCTGAGCGATTACATCGGCAGAAAGGAACTCCTGGAGCTTCTTTCCCGGACGGATGAAATTTATGTGGCCCATGGAGCCCCAGCTCGATTGTACGGGGAGACCTCTGCCGCTGTGGAAGAGCTTGCCGACCGGGCGCGGATTGCCGATCTTGAACTGGTCCCCATGCGCGTACGGCATATCGGTACGGAAAACTGTTCCGTTGTTCTGCAGAATCTGCAGCAGTCCCTTGCCGGTCGCGTGGAGATTCGTACAAATACGCCCGTCGATAAACTCCTGACGGAAGCAGGGAAGATTCAGGGCGTGGAACTTGCCGATGGACAAAGGATATACAGCCGATATGTCCTTGCGGCTCCAGGGCGTGCAGGTTCGCGATGGATGAAAAGGCAGGCGGAGCTCCTGGGGCTGAAGAGCAAGGCAAGCCCGGTGGATATCGGGGTCCGGGTGGAATTGCCGGCCATTGTCCTCAAGGATATAACCGACGCCATCTATGAGTCGAAGCTCATCCATTACTCGAAGACCTTCGATGACAAGGTCCGCACGTTCTGCATGAACCCCTACGGGGAAGTCGTGTGCGAAGAGTTTGACAACGTCGCCGCGGTGAACGGCCACAGTCATACGGCGGCAAAAAGCGAAAACACGAATTTCGCCATTCTCGTGAGCAGCATCTTCACGGAACCCTTCGACGATCCCATCGGCTATGGCCGCTATATCGCCAGGCTGGCCAATCTCCTGGGAAAAGGGGTGATCGTGCAGAGGCTCGGAGATCTCCTTTCCGGCCGGCGCAGCACACCGGGGCGCATTGCCCGCTGCCTTACCCGCCCGACCCTTTCCAATGCCACGCCCGGTGACCTGAGCTTCGTTCTTCCTTACCGGCTCCTGGTCAATATTCTGGAGATGCTTCAGGCACTGAATAAGCTTGCACCAGGGGTGTACTCCCGCCATACCCTCCTCTATGGCGTCGAAGTGAAATTTTATTCCAACCGGATCGATGTTTCCCCGGAAATGGAAACCAGGATTCCCAACCTGTTTGTTGTCGGTGACGGAGCAGGCGTCTCCCGGGGACTGCTTCAGGCTTCCGCCAGCGGGATCCTTGCCGCCCGCGCCATCGGCATGAGAATTCGGAAAGAATCCTCATGTCATGAAGGTTAA
- a CDS encoding nitroreductase family protein has translation MNDLFEIDVQKCKRDGTCAAVCPLKLITLREEDKLPVPIERAEKQCVRCGHCVAVCPFGALSLKVMKPEDCLPVDRKLLPSAEQARHFLMARRSVRVYKQQPVDRETIAAMIDTARYAPSAVNIQPVKWLVIESAEEVNRLAGLVIDWMRQVMIEDPELAKSLNMKRFVADWDSGEDRICRGAPHVLVAHADGAIAVAQSSCTIALTYLELAAFSKGLGACWAGFFTRAANLYPPMMEALSLPERHQVFGAMLVGYPKYRYSRIPLRKKASITWR, from the coding sequence ATGAACGACCTTTTTGAAATTGATGTCCAGAAGTGCAAGCGCGACGGAACCTGTGCCGCGGTCTGTCCATTGAAACTGATCACTTTGAGAGAAGAAGACAAGCTGCCCGTCCCGATTGAGCGGGCGGAAAAACAGTGCGTCCGCTGCGGTCATTGTGTCGCCGTTTGCCCCTTTGGAGCTTTGTCTTTGAAGGTCATGAAGCCTGAAGACTGCCTTCCCGTTGACCGGAAGTTGCTGCCCTCTGCGGAGCAGGCCCGGCATTTCCTCATGGCCCGGCGCTCGGTCCGCGTCTACAAACAACAGCCGGTGGATCGGGAAACAATAGCCGCCATGATCGATACGGCTCGTTACGCCCCTTCGGCGGTAAATATACAGCCGGTCAAGTGGCTGGTCATTGAAAGTGCCGAAGAGGTCAACCGTCTGGCCGGCCTGGTCATTGACTGGATGCGGCAGGTGATGATAGAGGACCCGGAACTGGCGAAAAGCCTCAACATGAAACGGTTTGTTGCCGATTGGGATAGTGGAGAGGATCGAATCTGCCGGGGAGCGCCCCATGTTCTTGTAGCTCACGCCGACGGGGCAATTGCCGTTGCCCAATCGTCCTGCACCATCGCCTTGACCTATCTGGAACTTGCCGCCTTTTCAAAAGGTCTGGGCGCCTGCTGGGCGGGATTCTTCACGAGAGCCGCCAACCTGTATCCACCCATGATGGAAGCGCTTTCGCTGCCTGAGCGGCATCAGGTCTTCGGGGCCATGCTTGTCGGTTATCCGAAGTACCGTTATTCCCGTATCCCGTTGAGGAAAAAGGCGTCGATCACCTGGAGGTAA
- a CDS encoding aminotransferase class V-fold PLP-dependent enzyme, which produces MVYLDNASTTYPKPEKVYAETDRCFREYCANPGRGAHAMSRTAAQGVAETRAALARFFNFDPPERIVFTKNATEALNVAIKGSLHQGDHVIATMLEHNSVVRPLKQLEKERGIEITFLKGNAHGEVAPSAVAAHIRSNTRLIVCTLSSNTNGIIMPIAEIGAIAHRHGISFLVDGSQGAGSVDLDCKAMKITLLAFPGHKGLLGPQGTGGLCVSAGIELSSLLQGGTGSESENPYQPHAFPEALESGTLNTPGIIGLGAGIEFIRRRGRQNIEDHKQRLIAYLHEALAAQPKIRIYSRSDSGKNSGILAINIGGVPSLSVSRILDERYEIATRAGLHCAPFAHEVLGYTVERGILRLSVSCFNTLDEMDYAVHALREITERSTGKRRTLRKQTCMDMVCTA; this is translated from the coding sequence ATGGTATATCTGGATAACGCGTCAACAACATACCCCAAGCCTGAAAAGGTCTATGCGGAAACGGATCGTTGTTTCCGGGAATACTGCGCCAACCCGGGTCGGGGCGCCCATGCCATGTCGCGTACGGCGGCACAGGGGGTTGCAGAGACAAGGGCCGCTCTCGCACGGTTTTTTAATTTCGATCCTCCCGAACGAATCGTCTTTACGAAAAATGCAACAGAGGCGCTCAATGTCGCCATCAAGGGAAGCCTGCATCAGGGAGATCATGTCATTGCCACGATGCTGGAGCACAATTCGGTCGTCCGGCCATTGAAGCAGCTTGAAAAGGAGCGTGGCATCGAGATTACTTTCCTCAAAGGAAATGCCCATGGCGAGGTTGCGCCAAGCGCCGTTGCAGCCCACATCCGCAGCAATACCCGCCTGATCGTCTGCACCCTTTCCTCCAATACCAACGGCATCATCATGCCGATTGCCGAAATAGGGGCCATTGCCCATCGACATGGGATTTCCTTTCTCGTTGACGGATCGCAGGGCGCAGGGTCGGTCGATCTTGACTGCAAGGCGATGAAGATAACCCTGCTGGCCTTTCCGGGGCACAAGGGCCTTTTGGGTCCCCAGGGGACAGGCGGTCTCTGTGTTTCGGCTGGGATTGAACTTTCATCGCTGCTCCAGGGCGGAACCGGGAGCGAATCAGAAAATCCCTATCAGCCGCATGCCTTCCCGGAGGCTCTGGAAAGCGGCACCCTCAACACACCGGGGATCATCGGGCTTGGGGCAGGGATTGAATTTATCCGCCGGAGGGGGCGGCAGAATATCGAGGATCACAAACAGCGGCTAATCGCCTATCTCCATGAGGCTTTGGCAGCGCAGCCGAAAATCCGCATCTACAGTCGAAGCGATTCCGGAAAGAATTCAGGCATTCTGGCGATCAATATCGGGGGAGTGCCATCGCTTTCAGTGAGCAGGATCCTCGATGAGAGATACGAAATCGCCACCAGGGCGGGACTGCACTGTGCGCCCTTTGCCCATGAGGTTTTGGGATATACCGTCGAGAGGGGCATCCTCCGGTTGAGCGTAAGCTGCTTCAACACTTTGGATGAAATGGATTATGCAGTCCATGCCCTGAGGGAAATCACTGAAAGATCGACGGGGAAACGTCGTACGCTGAGGAAGCAGACCTGCATGGACATGGTGTGTACGGCATGA
- a CDS encoding type 1 glutamine amidotransferase, with amino-acid sequence MRAHVLQHVPFEGLGSIETWLKTAGYEITKTPFFQAASLPNPDDIDFLIIMGGPMSVNDEDEYPWLLKEKRFIRRCIEEGKSVLGICLGAQLITSALGARIYKNSAKEIGWFPIKAVPSIEGAVFRFPPVTEVFHWHGETFDLPSGAILLARSEGCENQAFQLGRSVIGLQFHLETTPESARQIVEHCRNELIPAAYVQSEDAILAASPEKYGAINNLMSRLLSFLQNSNRQPS; translated from the coding sequence ATGCGCGCTCACGTTCTTCAGCATGTTCCATTCGAGGGACTCGGCAGCATCGAAACGTGGTTGAAAACGGCCGGTTATGAAATAACGAAAACGCCTTTCTTTCAAGCGGCATCCCTGCCGAATCCGGATGACATCGATTTCCTGATTATCATGGGCGGTCCGATGAGCGTAAACGATGAGGACGAGTATCCCTGGCTCCTCAAGGAGAAACGGTTCATCCGCCGCTGTATCGAGGAAGGGAAATCCGTTCTGGGAATTTGTCTGGGGGCTCAACTCATTACGAGCGCTCTGGGTGCCAGGATATACAAGAACTCCGCCAAGGAGATCGGCTGGTTTCCCATAAAGGCCGTCCCATCGATTGAAGGCGCTGTTTTCCGCTTTCCGCCTGTCACAGAGGTTTTCCACTGGCATGGCGAGACCTTCGATCTTCCGAGCGGCGCGATTCTCCTGGCGAGGAGTGAAGGGTGTGAAAACCAGGCATTCCAGCTTGGCCGGTCCGTTATCGGTCTTCAGTTTCACCTGGAGACCACGCCTGAGTCGGCGCGGCAGATCGTCGAGCATTGCCGAAATGAGCTGATCCCAGCGGCATATGTACAGTCCGAAGACGCAATCCTTGCCGCATCTCCTGAAAAATACGGAGCCATCAACAACCTGATGTCCAGGTTGCTCTCCTTTCTGCAAAATTCAAATCGACAGCCTTCCTGA
- a CDS encoding MoaD/ThiS family protein gives MQITIKLFATLRKGRFEEKSVELSPGTTVGGVIRALELPEKEVTLIFINGRHADLTTILSAGDTLALFPPVGGG, from the coding sequence ATGCAAATTACCATCAAGCTTTTCGCCACTTTGCGCAAAGGGCGGTTTGAGGAAAAAAGCGTGGAGCTTTCTCCCGGAACGACCGTCGGCGGGGTCATTCGGGCACTGGAGCTTCCGGAGAAAGAGGTGACCCTGATCTTCATCAACGGACGTCATGCCGACCTGACGACGATCCTTTCCGCCGGAGATACCCTTGCCCTTTTCCCGCCGGTCGGGGGCGGATGA